The sequence CCGGAACAGGCAAAAGGGAAGGCTTAATCAGGGAGCGTATAAGGGAGCTCGGTCTTGAGGACAGCGTGAAGCTTTACGGCTTTATCAAGGATGTTCCCGCTTTTCTGGCGGAGCTTGATGTCTATGTGCTTACAAGCCTTGAGGAGAGCTTCGGGAATACGGTTCTTGAGGCGATGTTCGCAGCCCTGCCCATAGTCTCCTTTGAGACAGGGGGAGTACCCGAGGTTCTGGGGGGAACGGGAATCCTTGTCCCTGCCGGTGATACGGACGCTCTGGCGGAGAAGATGATTCTCGCAGCCCGTGATCCGGAACTCCGGATGGAGAAAGGCACTGCCGCAAGAAAAAGAGCGGAAGAGGTTTACGATCTTAAAAAGAATACCTGCAAGCTCATAAAGCTTATTGAAGAGGTTATCAGCTCTCGCTGAACTGCATATTGTAAAGTCTGGTGTATATCTCTGATCTACCTATAAGTTCGTCATGCTTTCCGATGGACTCTATTCTCCCTTTATCCATCACCACTATCATATCAGCGCTTAATATGGTGGACAGCCTGTGGGCTATAACGAAGCTTGTGCGCCCCTTCATGAGGTTTGCCAGCGCCTGCTGAACTATGCGCTCGGATTCGGTGTCCAGCGAGCTTGTCGCCTCATCCAAAATGAGGATCGGAGGGTTTATGAGAAGCGCGCGGGCTATGGTGATCCGCTGCCTCTGTCCGCCGGAGAGTCTGTCACCCCGTTCGCCTATCATCGTCTCAAAGCCTTCGGGAAGCTTCATTATAAAGTCCGTGGCGTAGGCGGAATCAGCGGCGGCTTTTATGGTTTCATCGGTTATGCCGGACGCCCCGTAGGCTATGTTGTTTTTGATAGTGTCATTGAAGAGGTAAGGTTCCTGCGAGACAATGCCTATGTTCCGCCTGAGCGAGTATACGTCAAATTCCCGCACATCTGTTCCGCCTATGGTGAGGCTGCCGCCGGTGACATCGTAAAATCTGGGTATGAGACTTGCGATGGTGGTTTTCCCCGCCCCGCTGGAGCCCACAAAGGCGACTGTCTGCCCGGGCTGAACCTTCAGGCTGAAACCGTCTATGACTTTTTCATCATGACCCTTGTAATTGAACACAACATTCCTGAACTCTATATCTTTTCCGTCGGCACTGCACGGCAGGGTTCCGTTCCTGTCGAGAATTTCGTTGTCCAGATCAATAATATTGAAGAATCTTTCCGCCGCCGTTATGGAGTTCTGAATAGTGTAGTTTTCCTGATTGATCTTCTTGAACGGCTCAAACATCATGGCAAAAGCCGCTATGAACGAGAAGAAGGTTCCCGGGGTGGATTCCCCGCTGATTACCTTTGAGCCGCCGTAGTAAATAATCACCGCAAGCGCCAGACCGGAGATAATATCCATCAGCGGCGAGCCTATGGCTGCGACCTTCGCGCGTTTTATCTGGTAGCGTGTTTCCTGATCGTTTTCACGGGCGAATTTGCCTGATTCAAACCTTTCCATCACGAAAGCCTTCACAACCTTTATCCCTGCGAAGGATTCCTGAAGGGCAGCGGAAAGGGTTCCCATCTTCTCATGCCCTTTGGAGCTGTATTTCTTTGTCTTTTTGCTGGTTTTCCTGATGAGGATCATCATGAAGGGTATTGCCGCCAGTCCGTAAAGCCCCAGATCAAAGTCCTGATAAAATACAACGCCTATCAGGAAAATGACAGTGAAGCTGTCCTTCATCACGTTTATAAAAGAGGGGATGGCGGATTTCACCTGATTAATGTCGTTGACAATTCTGGACATCATATCCCCTGTGCTGTTGTTGTCGTAATAGCTCATGGGCAGGCGGATCATTTTTGAATAAAGGTCAAAACGCATCTCCTGCACAACTTTCAGACCGATTGTTCTCAGCAGATAAAGCTGAAGGAAGCGGAAAACCCCTCTCAGCAGGAAAATGCCGGACACAGCGGCGGGGATTATAATAAGCATTTCCTTGTTCTGCTTGATGAAAATGTCATCCAGAACATGCTTGAGAATATATGCGGAAGCTCCGTCAGTTCCCGCTACGAAAAGCGAGGAAGCGATTGCCAGAGAAAGCAGGAGCAGATGCTTTTTGAAATATGACCAGATTTTTTTTATAATGCCCATAACACCTCTTAAAGGGGTTATGATAATAGGAAACGGCATCTGCCGCAATGAG is a genomic window of Geovibrio thiophilus containing:
- a CDS encoding ABC transporter ATP-binding protein, coding for MGIIKKIWSYFKKHLLLLSLAIASSLFVAGTDGASAYILKHVLDDIFIKQNKEMLIIIPAAVSGIFLLRGVFRFLQLYLLRTIGLKVVQEMRFDLYSKMIRLPMSYYDNNSTGDMMSRIVNDINQVKSAIPSFINVMKDSFTVIFLIGVVFYQDFDLGLYGLAAIPFMMILIRKTSKKTKKYSSKGHEKMGTLSAALQESFAGIKVVKAFVMERFESGKFARENDQETRYQIKRAKVAAIGSPLMDIISGLALAVIIYYGGSKVISGESTPGTFFSFIAAFAMMFEPFKKINQENYTIQNSITAAERFFNIIDLDNEILDRNGTLPCSADGKDIEFRNVVFNYKGHDEKVIDGFSLKVQPGQTVAFVGSSGAGKTTIASLIPRFYDVTGGSLTIGGTDVREFDVYSLRRNIGIVSQEPYLFNDTIKNNIAYGASGITDETIKAAADSAYATDFIMKLPEGFETMIGERGDRLSGGQRQRITIARALLINPPILILDEATSSLDTESERIVQQALANLMKGRTSFVIAHRLSTILSADMIVVMDKGRIESIGKHDELIGRSEIYTRLYNMQFSES